A single region of the Coregonus clupeaformis isolate EN_2021a chromosome 40, ASM2061545v1, whole genome shotgun sequence genome encodes:
- the LOC121572848 gene encoding 5-hydroxytryptamine receptor 2A-like — protein MHLCAISLDRYIAIRNPLHHSRFNSQTKARLKIMAVWTISVGISMPIPVLGLRDHTKVFKDGSCLLTDDSFVLVGSFVAFFIPLTIMVVTYFLTISALQNEATLCLDQLVPRPKRIATLTLGFLPQGSLSSEKLFFRRSLSRDTGGVGGGVGGAGVDPRYGRRTMQSISNEQKASKVLGMVFFLFVVMWCPFFITNVLAVVCDPVNCDPGVMGGLLNVFVWVGYLSSAVNPLVYTLFNKTYRAAFSRYIRCQYSPERKPLQLILVNTIPPLAYNSTHLPLEEMGSLRNGVHSSGGPRDSLRNLVKTKSNSDKDKATRDKDESISCV, from the exons ATGCACTTGTGTGCCATCTCTCTGGACCGCTACATCGCCATCAGGAACCCCCTCCACCACAGCCGCTTCAACTCCCAAACCAAGGCCCGCCTCAAGATCATGGCTGTCTGGACCATCTCTGTGG GTATCTCCATGCCCATCCCCGTCCTAGGCCTGCGGGACCACACCAAGGTGTTTAAAGATGGCAGCTGCCTGCTGACAGATGACAGTTTTGTCCTGGTGGGCTCCTTCGTGGCCTTCTTCATCCCCCTCACCATCATGGTGGTCACCTACTTCCTCACCATCAGCGCCCTGCAGAACGAGGCTACCCTCTGTCTGGACCAGCTGGTGCCCCGGCCCAAGAGGATCGCCACCCTGACCCTGGGCTTCCTCCCGCAGGGCTCACTCTCCTCAGAGAAGCTCTTCTTCAGGCGTTCGCTCAGCCGTGACACgggaggggtaggaggagggGTCGGCGGGGCCGGGGTGGACCCGCGGTACGGGCGTCGCACCATGCAGTCAATCAGCAACGAGCAGAAGGCCTCCAAGGTCCTGGGCATGGTCTTCTTCCTGTTCGTGGTCATGTGGTGTCCCTTCTTCATCACCAATGTTCTGGCGGTGGTGTGCGACCCTGTGAACTGTGATCCGGGGGTGATGGGGGGGCTgctgaatgtgtttgtgtgggtgggaTACCTCTCCTCAGCCGTCAACCCTCTGGTGTACACTCTGTTCAACAAGACGTACCGTGCAGCCTTCTCCCGCTACATACGCTGCCAGTACAGCCCGGAGAGGAAGCCTCTGCAGCTCATACTGGTTAACACCATCCCTCCGCTGGCCTACAACTCCACCCACCTGCCCCTGGAGGAAATGGGGTCCCTCAGGAATGGGGTCCACAGCAGTGGAGGACCCAGGGACTCCCTACGAAATCTTGTGAAGACCAAATCAAACTCAGACAAAGACAAGGCAACCAGGGACAAagatgagagcatcagctgtgtGTGA